From the genome of Acidobacteriota bacterium, one region includes:
- a CDS encoding cysteine desulfurase, producing MATLTRAAVPFDVDQVRADFPILSERVHGKPLVYLDSANTSQKPEAVLKAMDDYYRHANANIHRATHLLSERATALYEGARAKTATFVNAPDPRTIVFTKGTTDGINLVAQAYGRSMLKPGDEILLSWLEHHSNIVPWQMVAEQTGAVIKVVPINEAGELEQEAYAALLSARTKIVAVGHVSNALGTINPIKAMIEQAHAVGAVVLVDGAQAAPHLVIDVQALDCDFYVLSSHKMFGPTGTGVLYGRAALLEAMPPYQGGGDMIASVTFEKTLFNQVPYKFEAGTPNMAGVVGLGAAIEYLAGIDREAALAHEDAVLAYATAQVKQMPGARVIGEARHKTGVLSFMLEGVHPHDAGTILDQQGVAVRTGQHCAQPVMDRFCIPATIRASLGIYNTREDIDALVRGLHKVRELFV from the coding sequence ATGGCCACGCTCACCAGGGCCGCCGTGCCGTTCGACGTCGATCAGGTGCGGGCCGACTTCCCGATCCTGTCCGAGCGGGTGCATGGCAAGCCGCTGGTCTATCTCGACAGCGCCAACACCAGCCAGAAGCCTGAAGCCGTGCTGAAGGCGATGGACGATTACTATCGCCACGCCAACGCCAACATCCATCGCGCGACCCACTTGTTGAGCGAGCGCGCGACGGCCCTCTACGAGGGCGCCCGGGCCAAGACGGCGACGTTCGTGAACGCGCCCGACCCGCGGACGATCGTGTTCACCAAGGGCACGACCGACGGCATCAACCTGGTGGCCCAGGCCTACGGCCGGTCGATGCTGAAGCCCGGTGACGAAATCCTGCTGTCGTGGCTCGAGCACCACTCGAACATCGTCCCATGGCAGATGGTGGCGGAACAGACCGGCGCGGTGATCAAGGTCGTGCCGATCAACGAAGCCGGCGAGCTCGAGCAGGAGGCTTACGCGGCGCTGTTGTCGGCGCGCACGAAGATCGTCGCGGTCGGGCATGTCTCGAACGCGCTCGGCACCATCAACCCGATCAAGGCCATGATCGAACAGGCGCACGCCGTCGGCGCCGTCGTCCTGGTGGATGGCGCGCAGGCGGCGCCGCACCTGGTGATCGACGTGCAGGCGCTTGATTGCGATTTCTACGTGCTGTCGAGCCACAAGATGTTCGGACCGACCGGCACCGGCGTGCTGTACGGGCGCGCGGCGTTGCTCGAGGCGATGCCGCCCTACCAGGGCGGCGGCGACATGATCGCGTCGGTCACGTTCGAGAAGACCCTCTTTAACCAGGTGCCGTACAAGTTCGAGGCCGGCACGCCCAACATGGCGGGTGTCGTCGGGTTGGGCGCGGCCATCGAGTACCTGGCGGGCATCGACCGCGAGGCCGCGCTGGCCCACGAAGATGCCGTGCTCGCCTACGCCACCGCGCAGGTGAAGCAGATGCCCGGCGCCCGCGTGATTGGCGAGGCCCGCCACAAGACCGGCGTCCTGTCGTTCATGCTCGAGGGCGTGCATCCGCACGACGCGGGCACTATTCTCGATCAGCAGGGTGTCGCGGTGCGCACCGGCCAGCACTGCGCGCAGCCGGTGATGGATCGCTTCTGTATTCCCGCGACCATCCGCGCGTCGCTGGGCATTTACAACACGCGCGAGGACATCGACGCCCTCGTGCGAGGCCTGCATAAGGTGCGGGAGCTGTTCGTATGA
- a CDS encoding SUF system NifU family Fe-S cluster assembly protein, with protein MSELADLYQEVILDHNRRPHNFRVIEGATKQEGYNPLCGDRLTLYVAMEGGVIKDVAFQGSGCAISKASASLMTDALKGKTADEARALFDQFHAMITSDHDGPTADLGKLSVLAGVREFPTRIKCASLAWHTMKAAVAHESDAPVSTE; from the coding sequence ATGAGCGAGCTCGCCGACCTCTACCAGGAAGTCATCCTCGACCACAACCGGCGCCCGCACAACTTCCGGGTGATCGAGGGGGCGACCAAGCAGGAAGGCTACAACCCGCTCTGTGGCGATCGCCTCACGCTGTACGTGGCGATGGAGGGCGGCGTGATCAAGGACGTTGCGTTCCAGGGCTCGGGCTGCGCCATCTCCAAGGCCTCGGCCTCGCTGATGACCGACGCCCTCAAGGGCAAGACCGCGGATGAAGCGCGGGCGTTGTTCGACCAGTTCCACGCCATGATCACGTCGGACCATGACGGCCCGACGGCGGATCTGGGCAAGCTGTCGGTGCTCGCGGGCGTGCGCGAGTTTCCGACGCGCATCAAGTGCGCCAGCCTCGCCTGGCACACCATGAAGGCGGCGGTCGCGCATGAGAGCGACGCGCCGGTATCCACCGAATGA
- a CDS encoding SUF system Fe-S cluster assembly protein → MDTIAPKVVEALKTVFDPEIPVNIYEMGLIYDVIIDAAGLVGVKMTLTAPACPAAQSLPIEVRDKARSVEGVTDAKVEVVWDPPWTKDRMSDAAKLQLGML, encoded by the coding sequence ATGGACACCATCGCCCCGAAGGTGGTCGAGGCGCTCAAGACCGTCTTCGACCCGGAGATCCCCGTCAACATCTATGAGATGGGGCTAATTTACGACGTCATCATCGACGCCGCCGGACTGGTTGGCGTCAAGATGACGTTGACCGCGCCGGCCTGCCCGGCCGCGCAGTCCCTGCCGATCGAAGTGCGCGACAAGGCGCGTTCGGTCGAGGGCGTCACCGATGCCAAGGTCGAGGTGGTGTGGGATCCTCCCTGGACCAAGGACCGCATGTCGGATGCGGCCAAGCTCCAGCTCGGGATGCTCTAG
- a CDS encoding amidohydrolase family protein, with protein MNRSLLVLLLLCPVATAAQPASKLTPAVRQYVTVPEAVVALTNVRVVDGTGAPPAEGQTIVIRDGRISSVSAAAAAPIPAGARVLDLAGHTVIPGLVGMHNHTFYTTRGRSVQLQFSSPRLYLGSGITTARTTGGTSPYHEINMKRGIDRGEIPGPRLHLTGPYLTGPGGASTMAQVGTSEQARRIVNYWADEGVTWFKAYTDISREALASAVRAAHARGLKFTGHLCSVSFREAVALGIDNLEHGFFTNSDYVPNRQPDHCHDNMRDSLLKVDMNGPEVKQTIAEMIKNGVAMSSTLAVYELSFPDRPPLEDRVLEALSPEAREEYLTARKEFSARSAQSTMPELFKRAQQFEVMFVRAGGLLGSGVDPTGVGGALPGFGDQRNYELLIEAGFTPVEAIRIMTLNGARMLGVDKDLGSITAGKIADLAVIRGNPITTPGDIRQMTLVFKDGAGYDAPALVQSVKGLVGIR; from the coding sequence ATGAATCGATCGCTCCTCGTCCTGCTCCTGTTGTGCCCCGTGGCCACGGCTGCCCAACCGGCCTCGAAACTAACGCCGGCGGTCCGGCAATACGTGACCGTGCCGGAGGCGGTCGTGGCGCTCACCAACGTGCGCGTGGTCGACGGCACCGGCGCGCCGCCGGCCGAGGGCCAGACCATCGTGATTCGCGACGGCCGCATCAGTAGCGTCAGCGCCGCGGCCGCCGCGCCGATTCCGGCCGGTGCGCGGGTGCTCGACCTGGCCGGCCACACCGTGATTCCCGGCCTGGTCGGGATGCACAACCACACCTTCTACACGACGCGCGGCCGCAGCGTGCAGCTGCAGTTCTCGTCACCGCGCCTCTACCTCGGCTCGGGCATCACCACCGCGCGCACCACCGGCGGCACCTCGCCGTATCACGAGATCAACATGAAGCGCGGCATCGACCGCGGCGAGATCCCGGGGCCGCGCCTGCACCTGACCGGCCCCTACCTCACCGGGCCGGGCGGCGCCTCGACCATGGCGCAGGTCGGCACCTCCGAACAGGCGCGCCGCATCGTCAACTACTGGGCCGATGAGGGCGTCACCTGGTTCAAGGCCTACACCGACATCAGCCGCGAGGCCCTGGCGTCGGCGGTCCGCGCGGCGCACGCGCGCGGGCTGAAGTTTACCGGCCATCTCTGCTCGGTGTCGTTCCGCGAGGCGGTGGCGCTCGGGATTGACAATCTCGAGCACGGCTTCTTCACCAACAGCGACTACGTCCCCAACCGGCAGCCGGACCACTGTCACGACAACATGCGCGACAGCCTGCTCAAGGTCGACATGAACGGCCCTGAGGTGAAGCAGACGATCGCCGAGATGATCAAGAACGGCGTGGCGATGTCGTCGACGCTGGCCGTCTACGAGCTGTCGTTCCCCGACCGGCCGCCGCTCGAGGATCGCGTGCTCGAGGCGCTGTCGCCGGAAGCGCGCGAGGAGTACCTCACCGCGCGCAAGGAGTTCTCGGCGCGCTCGGCCCAGTCGACCATGCCGGAGCTGTTCAAGCGGGCGCAGCAGTTCGAGGTGATGTTCGTGCGCGCGGGCGGGCTGCTGGGCTCGGGCGTGGATCCCACCGGCGTCGGCGGCGCGCTGCCGGGATTCGGCGACCAGCGCAACTACGAGTTGCTGATCGAGGCGGGCTTCACGCCGGTCGAAGCCATCCGGATCATGACGCTGAACGGCGCGCGCATGCTCGGCGTGGACAAGGACCTGGGCTCGATTACGGCTGGCAAGATCGCCGACCTGGCGGTGATTCGCGGCAACCCGATTACCACGCCCGGCGACATCCGGCAGATGACGCTGGTCTTCAAGGACGGCGCCGGCTACGACGCGCCGGCGCTCGTCCAGTCGGTAAAGGGCCTGGTCGGGATTCGCTGA